A single genomic interval of Lewinellaceae bacterium harbors:
- a CDS encoding ABC transporter ATP-binding protein has protein sequence MIEARNLTKRYGNFTAVDGVSFRLEPGQALALIGPSGCGKTTTLKMANRLILPTEGSVWVEGKDVAEQPLEEMRRRMGYVIQDIGLFPHYTVEQNVAVVPRLLRWPDEKIRKRVGELLEQLGLPPNQFLYKYPHQLSGGQQQRVGIARALAAEPPIILMDEPFGALDPLTRQQARRDFREIEALKNKTIIMVTHDIEEAFEMAGLIGLMKAGRMQQLGSPRQLLMEPANSFVREFIAEKARQLELQSVTLAGVFSQLKREKPTTGPVLELPAHTPLLFAIHRLGKEGPTAYGAAHSEGERRYFQLDELFQLFKQTLMPWNN, from the coding sequence GTGATCGAAGCCAGGAACCTCACCAAACGCTACGGCAACTTTACTGCAGTCGATGGCGTCTCCTTCCGGTTGGAACCGGGGCAGGCCCTCGCCCTGATCGGCCCCAGCGGCTGCGGAAAGACGACGACCCTCAAGATGGCCAACCGGTTGATCCTGCCTACGGAAGGCTCCGTGTGGGTAGAGGGGAAGGACGTAGCTGAACAGCCTCTGGAGGAGATGCGCCGCCGCATGGGGTACGTCATACAGGACATTGGCCTGTTTCCGCACTACACCGTAGAACAGAATGTTGCCGTGGTGCCCCGCCTGCTCCGCTGGCCGGACGAAAAGATTCGCAAAAGGGTAGGGGAGTTGCTGGAGCAGCTGGGGCTACCCCCCAACCAGTTTCTGTACAAATATCCACACCAACTCAGCGGAGGGCAGCAGCAACGGGTGGGCATCGCCCGCGCTCTGGCTGCTGAGCCGCCCATCATCCTGATGGATGAGCCCTTCGGCGCTTTAGACCCCCTTACCCGCCAGCAGGCTCGCCGCGATTTCCGCGAAATCGAAGCGCTCAAAAACAAAACCATCATCATGGTGACTCATGATATCGAAGAGGCTTTCGAGATGGCCGGCCTTATCGGCCTGATGAAGGCCGGGCGGATGCAGCAGCTCGGCTCGCCGAGGCAACTGCTGATGGAACCTGCCAACAGCTTTGTCCGTGAATTTATAGCTGAAAAAGCCCGTCAGCTGGAGTTGCAGTCCGTCACGCTTGCCGGCGTGTTTTCCCAATTGAAAAGGGAAAAGCCAACCACTGGCCCCGTGCTGGAACTGCCCGCCCATACCCCTTTGCTCTTCGCTATTCACCGCCTGGGCAAGGAAGGCCCAACCGCTTACGGCGCCGCGCATTCCGAGGGCGAGCGCCGCTATTTTCAGCTGGATGAGTTGTTTCAACTCTTCAAACAAACCCTGATGCCATGGAACAACTGA
- a CDS encoding T9SS type A sorting domain-containing protein — MTRKFYNLLLLAAAFLPFALTAQMDTLLFEDFQDDIIGDVEEELAIFPQGDDTTWVNYDADYIPDFNNRPQSWYTSVDFAQGTQDSIAPADTAIVLASSSWLSGFLDGNRNWLITPPIDIGDDQATLHWKSAPYQGPRYVDGYSVLVSTSMNFPESFTDTLFRAQQMIPPLPPGAEDPNGGAFDVESFLFAPENGYLHADGYTLQEYFFLDAPDDNLWIGILEPHSVDLAAYSGKSIYIAFVHDSDDDNLISIDDILVMGNLLSSTQEPLAADIRLVTYPNPVDNQLNVLFRLETPAQVRTSLYDMNGKQVLSMASEGRLLGEQSLKLDLRRLPAGAYNLVLDVEGQQYARKVVKR, encoded by the coding sequence ATGACTCGGAAATTTTACAACTTGCTGCTCCTGGCAGCGGCTTTCCTGCCGTTTGCTCTTACTGCTCAGATGGATACCTTGCTTTTTGAGGACTTCCAGGACGACATCATCGGCGATGTGGAGGAAGAACTGGCGATTTTCCCTCAGGGCGACGACACTACCTGGGTGAATTACGATGCGGATTACATACCTGACTTTAATAACCGGCCGCAGAGTTGGTATACTTCGGTAGATTTTGCCCAGGGAACTCAGGATTCCATCGCGCCGGCAGATACCGCTATCGTCCTGGCCAGTTCGTCCTGGTTGAGTGGGTTTCTGGATGGCAACCGCAACTGGCTGATCACGCCGCCCATTGACATTGGCGACGACCAGGCCACCCTGCACTGGAAATCGGCGCCCTACCAGGGGCCGCGTTATGTAGATGGCTATTCCGTGCTCGTTTCAACCAGCATGAACTTCCCGGAATCTTTCACCGATACCCTGTTCCGGGCGCAGCAAATGATCCCTCCCCTTCCTCCGGGCGCTGAAGACCCCAATGGCGGGGCCTTTGACGTGGAGAGCTTTCTATTTGCACCCGAAAACGGATACTTGCACGCCGACGGATATACCCTTCAGGAATACTTCTTTCTGGATGCGCCCGATGACAACCTCTGGATCGGTATTTTGGAACCGCATAGCGTGGATCTGGCGGCATACAGCGGCAAAAGCATCTACATTGCCTTCGTCCACGATTCGGATGACGACAATTTGATTTCCATCGACGACATCCTGGTGATGGGCAACCTGTTGAGTTCAACCCAGGAGCCCCTGGCTGCAGACATCCGCCTGGTCACCTACCCCAACCCGGTGGATAACCAGCTCAATGTGCTTTTCCGCCTGGAAACGCCTGCTCAGGTTCGAACCAGCCTGTACGATATGAACGGCAAGCAGGTGCTGTCTATGGCTTCCGAAGGGCGCCTGCTCGGAGAGCAGAGCCTGAAGCTCGACCTGCGCCGCCTCCCCGCCGGGGCCTACAACCTGGTGCTGGATGTCGAAGGGCAGCAGTATGCCAGGAAGGTGGTGAAGCGGTAA